Proteins encoded together in one Cyprinus carpio isolate SPL01 chromosome B14, ASM1834038v1, whole genome shotgun sequence window:
- the LOC109102491 gene encoding ras-related protein Rab-33B-like, with amino-acid sequence MTLEEDSMADIESSFEFSSSLTSSSLPPPRTRIFKIIVIGDSGVGKTCLTYRFCAGKFPDKTEATIGVDFREKVIEIDGEKIKVQLWDTAGQERFRKSMVQHYYRNVHAVVFVYDVTNAASFRSLPVWIEECRQHALGQEVPRILVGNKCDLRHAAQVSTDVAQQFADAHSMPLFETSAKNPYGSDDGGRNNSDHVEAIFMTVAHKLKSQKPLVLSQPPCGAGDTVTLRRQDEEDRGTWGCGCWRS; translated from the exons ATGACGCTTGAG GAAGACAGCATGGCAGATATCGAGTCCTCGTTTGAATTCAGCTCATCTTTGACCAGCTCTTCGCTGCCTCCCCCGCGGACTCGGATCTTTAAGATCATCGTGataggagactctggagttgGCAAGACTTGCCTCACCTATAGATTCTGTGCGGGCAAGTTTCCAGACAAGACTGAGGCCACTATTGGGGTGGATTTTCGGGAGAAGGTTATTGAAATAGATGGAGAGAAAATCAAG GTCCAGTTGTGGGACACCGCAGGCCAGGAGCGCTTTCGAAAGAGTATGGTGCAGCACTATTACCGCAACGTCCACGCTGTGGTGTTTGTCTATGATGTCACCAATGCTGCTAGTTTCCGAAGTCTTCCGGTGTGGATCGAGGAGTGCCGTCAGCATGCCTTGGGCCAAGAGGTGCCTAGAATCTTGGTCGGCAACAAATGCGACCTGCGGCATGCCGCTCAAGTAAGTACCGACGTAGCGCAGCAGTTCGCTGATGCACACTCAATGCCTCTGTTCGAGACCTCTGCCAAGAACCCCTACGGAAGCGACGACGGTGGTCGGAATAATAGTGACCATGTAGAGGCCATTTTTATGACGGTGGCGCACAAGCTGAAATCTCAGAAGCCACTGGTGTTAAGCCAACCACCGTGCGGAGCAGGAGATACTGTCACTCTCAGGAGGCAGGATGAGGAGGACAGGGGAACTTGGGGCTGTGGATGTTGGAGGAGCTAA
- the zgc:113425 gene encoding uncharacterized protein zgc:113425: MDRYRYFIFNQKSVVVLGILQVACAGLCVVCGFMDAVFRKSTTLSETRAPLWAGLIMAAPGVLALLASQKKNPILVNVMIASSVMSLFAVVIVFVYACVTLSYGEEDDEVFHAHPIPEVRFVLSRMVKGANSTLLVACMGSLLFSSLIAYVGFRSLPLCGCYDSANGMDFLVPQNDPVTPTELVCTWQDGDERIFNSPMSFMDHCPEQEQQNLSTLPPYSRLA; the protein is encoded by the exons ATGGACCGTTACAGATATTTCATCTTCAATCAGAAGAGTGTGGTGGTCCTCGGCATCCTTCAGGTGGCGTGCGCGGGGCTTTGCGTGGTTTGCGGGTTTATGGATGCAGTCTTCCGCAAGAGCACTACTTTGAGTGAAACTAGGGCTCCACTCTGGGCTGGACTG ATTATGGCTGCCCCTGGTGTACTTGCCCTCTTAGCATCCCAGAAGAAAAACCCAATTTTG GTAAATGTCATGATCGCATCATCTGTGATGTCACTTTTTGCTGTTGTGATTGTCTTCGTTTATGCTTGCGTCACTCTCAGCTATGGAGAAGAGGATGATGAGGTCTTCCATGCCCATCCTATCCCTGAAGTG AGGTTCGTGCTCAGCCGGATGGTGAAAGGAGCAAACAGCACCCTTCTGGTGGCCTGCATGGGGTCTTTGCTCTTTTCTTCTCTCATTGCTTATGTCGGCTTCCGCAGTCTGCCACTTTGCGGCTGCTACGACTCTGCAAATGGCATG GATTTTCTAGTTCCTCAGAATGACCCTGTTACTCCAACTGAACTTGTGTGCACTTGGCAAG ATGGAGATGAGCGAATCTTTAACTCCCCCATGTCATTCATGGATCACTGTCCTGAGCAGGAACAGCAAAACCTCTCTACACTTCCACCGTATAGCAGACTAGCTTAA